CCTTCACGGCGGCATTCGCCGTAGGGAAACTCGTGCTCAGTTTCTGCCGCACTCGCTCAATGGTGAAGCGGGGCATCATCGGTAGCGTTTCGAACAGGCGGTAGGCGACGGGTCCTGCCTTGGGCGATTCGAGCAGGCGGCGACGATCTGCCGCGACCAGACTGGCAATGGCAACGATGCCGCGCTCGGCCTCGTTGGCGGCTGTGGCGACACCTTCGAGGAAAAACGCCACCCAGCCTTCCCAATCGCCTCCGGTGCGGATGTTGGACAGGCGCCGGTAGTACTCGGCCTGATGCTGTTTCAGATAGCCGCTCAGATACATCAGCGGCTCGGACAGCAGGCCCCAGTGTTCCAGCAAAGCGGCAATCAGCAAGCGCCCGATTCGGCCGTTGCCATCCAGGAAAGGGTGGATGGTTTCGAACTGTGCGTGAACCAGAGCGATTTTCACCAGCGGCGGTAGTGTGGGCGCCGCCTCGTGGATGAATCGCTCCATGTCGCCAAGGAGCTCTGCCACCTGCTCGGCGGGTGGAGGCACGAAGACCGCATTGCCGGGCCTTGTACCGCCGATCCAGTTTTGCGAGTGGCGCAGCTCGCCCGGCTGTTTGCCGGAACCCCGCGCTCCCTCCAGCAGCAGCCCGTGGGCTCCGCATAGCAGGCGCACGCTGATGGGAAGGCCACAGGGGCTACGAAGGTTGTCCTGAACCATGCGGAAGGCGCGCAAATAATTGGTGACCTCCTGCACGTCATCGGTGTTGTCGACGGCAAAGCCGGCTTCCTCGTCGAATAGATCGGTCAACGTGGCTTGGGTGCCCTCGATTTGCGAAGTGAGCAGGGCTTCCTTGCGGATAGCGCCGTACAGCAGCCAGTCCACCGAAGGCACCAGTCCCGCTATCCCCGACAGGCGCGCCAGCGCCAGCTCCGCCATGTGGTTGACGGCAACGAATGATTCCGGAGCCAGGTCTGGATCGCCGGGCGGCAGCGGGTGAGGCACGAAGGCGCGTACGGATTCGCCCAAAGTAGAAGAGATGACGTAAGTCCCGGCTGTGCGCATTGGGTTAAAGACTTCTTGTATAGCGACGCCGGATATTAAAGCGCTCTTTAATGGCTCGCGCCACCATGAAAGAAGGCTTTCATCGAACCCGCGCGCCATTTGCCAGATCAGTGGAACACGGAACCGAACCCGCGTCCGCTTTCAGGAGCAGATAGTAACGCCTTGGCCTTGAGGGCATGGATTCGATGACTTGGCCCAGTCGCTGATCAACGGGGCGGATCAGTTCGAGCTATCTCGCTCCACCCACGGTCGAACGTGAACGTCCGGGACTGGCCGACGGGGTTCTGAATTCTCAGCACGCGGGCTTGTGCGGGATCGGTCGCGTGTTCGACCACGTACAACCAATACGCATCGCCTTTTTCGCAGGCGCAGTCGAATTGTGTGTGCGATAGTCCCACGGGGCGATCTTCCCAACTGCCCGTCATCGACTTCACTTCCACCCATCGAATCTGCCTGCCACTGCTGTCGGCCTCGTATAGGTCAAAACCGGGGTTGCCATCCGGCGTGCGTTGCAGCGTGGGTTCGAGCGAAATGATCAGGGTTATGGCCTGATCCTCGATCTTCATCCGTGTTGCCTGATCGAGGCCATCAGGATCGGGCCCTTCGTCATCAGGATGAGTGCCGAGGTAGGAAATGAACGGTCTTCCGCCAGCCGAGCCAGGAGTCCGTTTCTCCTGCCCCCCGCTGCTGGCACCGCCACTCTTACTGCCGCTACCGGTATGGCTACCAGAGCCACCGTGTACCCCGCCGTTGCCCTGACCGCCGCCGCGTGGCGCCCCTGTGCCTGCTCCACCCTGACCGCCGCGTCCTGCGCCACTCGTTGCGCCGTCGCTGTCCGGGTCGGGCGTTTTTGGCGGAATGTCCGGCATATCGTCGCCGTACAGGTCTTTCGCGTCGTCGTAGACATCCTCGCCAGGTCGATTGGTGTCGTCCGCCTCTTCTTCGGTCGGAATCTCGTCGGACGGCGCATCACCGGATGAAGCTTCGTCCTCTGGCGGTGCGTCAGTGATCCCAAGCCGTGAGGTCAGATCTGCCACGCTGGTAATGCCGAGCTTTCGCAGCAAGTCGAGGGCGGCAGGATCGATACCAACCTCTTTGGCCAGTTGGTCGATGATTGGTGGCTTGAAGGCGATCTTGCTCAGCAGAAAGGGGTTGGGTTTCCAACCGAGAGTGTCGAACACCACGAGGCCAGGGGGCACCAGTTCGCCGTTGGCATCGGGCACCCAAGCTCCTTTGTTGAGATAGCGCAGGAAGGCAGCCGGGAAAGGCGGTGTCTTGCGTTCGCCGTAGTGCGACCAGGTGTAGGAGCCATCGAAGATACCGCGCCCGCGACGCTCTTCGAGATCGCCCAGACTCTCCCAGATCAGTCGGGCGCGCTCGACGCGTTGCTCCGGGGTGAGTTTTGGCAGAAGCGCAATGAGGTCGTCGAAACCTTGAAGCAGCCAGTCGACGATCCGGTCATTGATGCCCGAGGTTCCCTCGTGGCCCGTTTGCCGACGCAGTTCCAACTTTTCATCCCGCGTTAGTGCGTGCGGAGCCTCGACCGGGCGCGGATACCGCAGCGCACCGCACGCTTCCAGCAGTTCGCGCATGCTCTCGCCGCGTAGGCAGTCGTACTTGTCATCGACGATGAAGACATCGGCCACTCCCGTGAAGAGCTGCTTCAAGCGGTCGGTGGCGACGTAAATGTCGCCGGGCTTGGCGACGTAGACTTTACCGTCGCCGGCATCGACCACCATCACGAAGGAAGTTTCGCGCAAGGCGGAACGCAGCTTTTCCCTTTGTGCTGTCGAGTCGGTGCTAAACGCCGAGCGGATGCGTTCGATGTCTGCGGCGTAGGCATCGCCGTCCACATCGACTTCTTCCTCTTGGTACTTCGGCAGGACGTTCCAGATCACGTCATCTACCGGGTCCGGTTCTGTGATGCCCAGCGAACTCAAGAAATCTCGTGCCTCGGGTGTTGCACACACCGCCCGACGCATCGTCGGGAAGCTGGTGGCGATGTCACTGGGCAGGAACGCTCTGGCGTTACCGTTCTCTCGGACGACGACGTGAGTACCGTCTTCGAGGCGGATGAGAGGAACAATGTCGAGGTGGCGGCGCAAGGCTTTCTCCTGGCCGCTCAGGAATTCGTATAGCCGCAACACCCACTCGTCCGATTGCGCCTCAAGAAACGCCTTGGTCAGGCTCGGCACCAGCTTTGTCGGGGTGATCTCGTCGATGTCGAGTTCGCGCATCAGGTACTGGCGAATCTCGGGTGCCTTGTCCTGGGTGATGTCGCCTGATAGCCAAGCGGCGACCTTCGAACCGAATAGCGCCGCAACCTGTTCCGGGCTGAACAGCTCGCGCAACTCTTGCGTGCGCGCCAGCTTGGCCTGATGGGCGGTGACATGCCTGCTGTCGAAGGTCGGAAGCAGCGCCTCTTCCTGAAATGCCTGCCGGACGGCATCAAATATTGGCGCAAACCGCGAACCCTTTGGGAACTTCTCGCGGTCAAGCGGCAAGCAGCGCAACGCTGCAACATCCAGCATTGCCTTGTCGCGCATCCAACGCATCGCCTCCACCAGCAGGCTGGAGGTCTCCTTGACCAGATGCTGGTTCCACGGCTCGCCGGGCGGAATGTTGTCGCGGCTTGGCGTGGTGCGGTACGGCCCCTGCACGAGAAAGCCAAGGTGGCTCTCAACCACTGTCGGGAAGAAAACTACCAGCGGCGACTTGGCCAGCGGCTGCACCACCCAGCGACCAGGGTCATCCTTTACCGCCACCAACGAGAAAGCAATTTCCACCCTTCCGACTTTCTGTCCCTCGGCAGAAAACACGTCGCGGTGGAACACCATCCAGTTCTGATCGACCTCCTGCCGATCATCCTCTGTGCCTATCACCGTGATGAGCTGGACATTGGGGCCAAGCGATTCGGGGATATTGCGCAAATAGAACCCGGACGCCCCGCCCTCGACGCTCCAGTTGATTTCGTCAATGTGACGCAGGAACAGCAGTGCGCCTGGGCCCAAGTGGCGGAACCCCGTCGTGATCTCCTGCGCTGCGCTCGCGTCTTCCGGTTTCAGGGGCAGGATGATCTGTGTCTCATCAGCATCGCGCGCCGACGGCTCCAACCGTTTGGGAAAGACGTAATCCTCAATGGCGAAGTCCTCGTCGCCAGAGTGGATCTCCGGAAGATCGGTGACCGTGTAGACGGAC
This portion of the Methylococcus mesophilus genome encodes:
- a CDS encoding Fic family protein, which gives rise to MARGFDESLLSWWREPLKSALISGVAIQEVFNPMRTAGTYVISSTLGESVRAFVPHPLPPGDPDLAPESFVAVNHMAELALARLSGIAGLVPSVDWLLYGAIRKEALLTSQIEGTQATLTDLFDEEAGFAVDNTDDVQEVTNYLRAFRMVQDNLRSPCGLPISVRLLCGAHGLLLEGARGSGKQPGELRHSQNWIGGTRPGNAVFVPPPAEQVAELLGDMERFIHEAAPTLPPLVKIALVHAQFETIHPFLDGNGRIGRLLIAALLEHWGLLSEPLMYLSGYLKQHQAEYYRRLSNIRTGGDWEGWVAFFLEGVATAANEAERGIVAIASLVAADRRRLLESPKAGPVAYRLFETLPMMPRFTIERVRQKLSTSFPTANAAVKVLEDLGIVTEMTGQKTNRSYSYQPYIELLTR
- a CDS encoding sacsin N-terminal ATP-binding-like domain-containing protein; this encodes MGKLGIEQVPDREGAVVASNYEAICEENRESYGTKGAQKSGRLAAGLYDDRTHFIFELLQNAEDALGRRGEWHKSRKVEFTLNPTRLTLSHFGKPFDEADVRSVCDIAESTKNESSIGRFGLGFKSVYTVTDLPEIHSGDEDFAIEDYVFPKRLEPSARDADETQIILPLKPEDASAAQEITTGFRHLGPGALLFLRHIDEINWSVEGGASGFYLRNIPESLGPNVQLITVIGTEDDRQEVDQNWMVFHRDVFSAEGQKVGRVEIAFSLVAVKDDPGRWVVQPLAKSPLVVFFPTVVESHLGFLVQGPYRTTPSRDNIPPGEPWNQHLVKETSSLLVEAMRWMRDKAMLDVAALRCLPLDREKFPKGSRFAPIFDAVRQAFQEEALLPTFDSRHVTAHQAKLARTQELRELFSPEQVAALFGSKVAAWLSGDITQDKAPEIRQYLMRELDIDEITPTKLVPSLTKAFLEAQSDEWVLRLYEFLSGQEKALRRHLDIVPLIRLEDGTHVVVRENGNARAFLPSDIATSFPTMRRAVCATPEARDFLSSLGITEPDPVDDVIWNVLPKYQEEEVDVDGDAYAADIERIRSAFSTDSTAQREKLRSALRETSFVMVVDAGDGKVYVAKPGDIYVATDRLKQLFTGVADVFIVDDKYDCLRGESMRELLEACGALRYPRPVEAPHALTRDEKLELRRQTGHEGTSGINDRIVDWLLQGFDDLIALLPKLTPEQRVERARLIWESLGDLEERRGRGIFDGSYTWSHYGERKTPPFPAAFLRYLNKGAWVPDANGELVPPGLVVFDTLGWKPNPFLLSKIAFKPPIIDQLAKEVGIDPAALDLLRKLGITSVADLTSRLGITDAPPEDEASSGDAPSDEIPTEEEADDTNRPGEDVYDDAKDLYGDDMPDIPPKTPDPDSDGATSGAGRGGQGGAGTGAPRGGGQGNGGVHGGSGSHTGSGSKSGGASSGGQEKRTPGSAGGRPFISYLGTHPDDEGPDPDGLDQATRMKIEDQAITLIISLEPTLQRTPDGNPGFDLYEADSSGRQIRWVEVKSMTGSWEDRPVGLSHTQFDCACEKGDAYWLYVVEHATDPAQARVLRIQNPVGQSRTFTFDRGWSEIARTDPPR